In Lachancea thermotolerans CBS 6340 chromosome H complete sequence, a single genomic region encodes these proteins:
- the STE7 gene encoding mitogen-activated protein kinase kinase STE7 (similar to uniprot|P06784 Saccharomyces cerevisiae YDL159W STE7 Signal transducing MAP kinase kinase involved in pheromone response where it phosphorylates Fus3p and in the pseudohyphal/invasive growth pathway through phosphorylation of Kss1p phosphorylated by Ste11p degraded by ubiquitin pathway): MSFASQDVSLRQKSRPGESGLFQPSSLKRKNLKKLTLGGAVGTGRGLRTDNMVPVSITGSSGSNGIEAPLGLNGIPNGDLRGYGSSGVSPTSDPSSAGITPTEEVPGLTSDLENLSLFQDTTIELQDLVQLGKIGSGNSGTVLKTLHVPDSRIIAKKSIPVENKQLVKSQLMRELSIMRNVKPHDNIVGFFGAFYTASTSNEIVILMEYMDCGSLDKIMSTYKAFVARGIQSPTENWFSEPVLSKISFAVLNGLLYLYRGYKIIHRDIKPSNVLINSKGCVKICDFGVSKKLINSIADTFVGTSTYMSPERIQGSVYSTKGDVWSLGLMIIELVTGEFPLGGHSDTPEGILDLLQRIVNEPPPRLPPQLPNGLQYSREMFDFVNRCCVKDERERSSLQELLCHDFIEKSRSQGDREFRHWCKRIKKWLKEDKMLRREEQERAKLVKRQLESAANAATAARHR, encoded by the coding sequence ATGAGCTTTGCGAGCCAAGATGTGAGCTTAAGGCAGAAAAGTAGGCCCGGCGAGTCCGGACTATTTCAGCCTTCGTCGCTCAAACGAAAGAATCTGAAGAAACTGACTCTAGGTGGCGCTGTGGGCACGGGACGCGGGCTGCGAACGGACAACATGGTGCCCGTAAGCATCACCGGTAGTAGCGGCAGTAACGGCATTGAGGCGCCTCTGGGCCTGAATGGGATACCGAACGGCGACTTGCGGGGTTACGGAAGTTCCGGCGTGAGCCCTACGTCGGATCCGTCATCTGCAGGCATCACACCGACCGAGGAAGTTCCTGGCCTGACATCGGACCTGGAGAACCTGTCGCTATTTCAAGATACGACCATAGAGCTCCAGGACCTCGTGCAGCTGGGAAAAATCGGTTCCGGCAATTCCGGGACTGTGCTCAAAACGCTGCATGTACCGGACTCGCGGATTATTGCCAAAAAATCGATTCCCGTTGAGAACAAGCAGCTCGTCAAAAGCCAGCTCATGCGTGAGCTCTCCATCATGCGAAATGTCAAGCCACACGATAACATCGTTGGCTTCTTCGGAGCCTTTTACACTGCCTCCACCAGCAACGAGATCGTGATACTTATGGAGTACATGGACTGCGGGTCGCTCGACAAGATCATGTCAACTTATAAGGCATTTGTGGCACGCGGCATACAGTCGCCAACTGAGAACTGGTTCTCCGAGCCTGTGCTATCAAAGATTTCTTTCGCGGTTCTAAACGGCCTGCTGTATCTGTACCGAGGCTACAAAATTATCCACCGAGACATCAAGCCTTCCAATGTGCTTATAAACAGCAAGGGCTGCGTCAAGATATGCGACTTTGGAGTATCAAAAAAACTAATCAACTCCATCGCGGACACTTTCGTTGGGACGTCGACTTATATGTCTCCCGAACGTATCCAGGGAAGCGTTTACTCCACTAAGGGTGACGTTTGGTCGCTCGGGCTCATGATCATAGAGTTGGTAACAGGTGAGTTCCCACTGGGAGGCCATTCCGACACACCTGAGGGTATATTAGATTTACTGCAGCGTATTGTGAACGAACCGCCACCAAGGTTGCCGCCGCAACTACCAAATGGATTGCAGTACTCACGCGAGATGTTTGATTTTGTCAATAGATGTTGTGTCAAGGACGAGCGCGAGAGATCGTCATTGCAAGAGCTTCTGTGCCACgatttcattgaaaaaagcCGGTCGCAGGGAGATCGGGAGTTCAGACATTGGTGTAAGCGCATAAAGAAATGGTTAAAAGAGGACAAGATGCTCAGGCGCGAGGAACAAGAGCGAGCTAAACTGGTGAAACGCCAGCTGGAGAGCGCTGCCAACGCCGCCACTGCAGCAAGACATCGCTAA
- a CDS encoding cyclin family protein (similar to uniprot|P24871 Saccharomyces cerevisiae YLR210W CLB4 Involved in mitotic induction G(sub)2-specific B-type cyclin and uniprot|P24870 Saccharomyces cerevisiae YDL155W CLB3), which translates to MQYSRFASDENRVFDHAAHARFTNDENAVPQGPAGLAGSKLALGVAESVQTSGRRVALGDVTSQANKQAHGKPGVLAHAHSRHASENHNGPATAQLEHTGAQPMSPPMELRSPEKMYSDDTLQGADHVGEDFNDDTSSVSSDSEPLLLVSTEESMRAVQLANQEFYSESPDPLDEDTYDLVMVVEYTQEVFQYLHELEEKYRPHPRYMHFQPELKWSYRSTLIDWIVQVHARFQLLPETLYLTVNIIDRFLSRKTVTLNRFQLVGAAALFLAAKFEEINCPTLKEILYMLDNSYTKDELLRAERYMINTLEFELGWPGPMSFLRRVSKADDYEYDIRTLAKYLLETTIMDCRLVSAQPSWLAAGAYYLSRVILGFNNWTKQHIYCSGYTAEQLFPLATIILENCRHASKRHQAIFEKYSERRHRRSSQVVARWIAMAEERIS; encoded by the coding sequence ATGCAATATTCGCGCTTCGCCAGCGACGAGAACCGAGTCTTCGACCACGCCGCGCACGCGCGGTTCACCAACGATGAGAACGCAGTGCCGCAGGGGCCCGCGGGCCTCGCGGGCTCGAAGCTCGCGCTAGGGGTAGCCGAGTCTGTGCAGACGTCGGGACGCCGTGTCGCGCTGGGCGATGTGACCAGCCAGGCCAACAAGCAGGCGCACGGAAAGCCTGGCGTTCTTGCGCACGCCCACTCCCGGCACGCTTCTGAAAATCACAATGGACCTGCCACGGCGCAGCTCGAGCACACAGGCGCACAACCGATGAGCCCGCCCATGGAGCTGCGGTCGCCGGAGAAAATGTACTCGGACGACACCCTCCAGGGCGCGGATCACGTGGGCGAGGACTTCAACGACGACACTTCGTCTGTGTCCTCTGACAGCGAGCCGCTGCTCCTGGTGTCGACCGAGGAGTCCATGCGCGCTGTCCAGCTCGCAAACCAGGAGTTCTACTCAGAGTCCCCGGACCCCCTGGACGAAGACACCTACGACCTCGTCATGGTCGTGGAGTACACCCAAGAGGTGTTCCAGTACCTGCACGAGCTCGAGGAAAAGTACAGGCCTCACCCTCGTTACATGCATTTCCAGCCGGAGCTCAAATGGTCTTACCGCTCTACTCTGATAGACTGGATAGTCCAAGTGCACGCCCGCTTCCAGCTCCTGCCCGAGACTTTATATCTGACCGTCAACATCATCGACAGATTCCTGTCCAGGAAAACGGTCACATTGAACAGGTTCCAACTGGTTGGAGCCGctgctctctttttggcaGCTAAATTCGAAGAAATCAATTGCccaactttgaaagagatTCTCTACATGCTCGACAACTCCTACACCAAAGATGAACTTTTAAGAGCCGAAAGATACATGATAAACACTTTAGAATTCGAACTAGGCTGGCCTGGTCCCATGTCCTTTCTGCGCAGGGTTAGTAAAGCCGACGACTACGAGTACGATATAAGGACTTTGGCAAAATATTTACTAGAGACTACAATTATGGATTGTCGCTTGGTCTCCGCGCAGCCCAGCTGGCTAGCTGCAGGTGCCTACTACCTGAGCAGAGTAATACTAGGCTTCAACAACTGGACCAAACAGCACATTTACTGCTCGGGTTACACTGCCGAGCAGCTTTTTCCGCTAGCCACCATAATCCTGGAAAATTGTAGGCACGCATCTAAGCGCCACCAAgccatctttgaaaagtacTCTGAACGCCGTCATCGCCGCTCTTCTCAAGTTGTGGCGAGGTGGATTGCAATGGCCGAAGAGCGGATCTCATGA
- a CDS encoding Zn(II)2Cys6 transcription factor (conserved hypothetical protein), with product MTATTAAQSPDNPTKHDSGHALRPKRNRSRAGCFTCRLRRKKCDEVHPKCGTCTKHVLKCIWPRKGQGRLTKEMREKMKREVDLYDESSLLVPITSPPVSEGPASRRGSRTQAQHFVNYAIDHASKALVLHSTDLPMNDASQIFNSQSSGEDEEDLEASETESHTEGSETAQPVAEPTETPLEQSHALIPTRRDREEWASFLDSPGNLPGTPQTGFFWEKLFDMNFTEPIVSPNFSIISPVCASPLPDGDLVAAASIMSAVHTEDDLNAYGLDEEQTEKFYGKLMEKFVDWTSTNNQTKRTSVAKLMSQYQFTQQDLLLYYTCVYYFLPAVGPQQTLPQLTTTETFVPLLTQHPIVKDVFLCCGATFLAWCQPQKYSQLAERLYQSSKSRLQKELASNRIRGDETWAFACFQLLCLTNKLHNGEGISMVDRCVDNLAHSFNIIKRKYQTIKERGSTPTDRMLIESFMYNYTVSLLVARDLSKLPNPFSDMFANLTTLLKSPIFNDCDVEWMNNPVLGPSVDAFGMLAKVSFLSRMPLPLTSPHWTDEAQKLLQDCLYYTPPQLPEEVRNDERKYEVYRPGLLSGSIISKACYLLLSKIIRYDDFDVRNLEIQGVVKYSIQSLRDIEKGNPLLCILLWSLLIIGAFSVDPEDRLVIKEYLKSTSETIHSYGALKIDNLLELIWDRDDINLLFVRENISQVII from the coding sequence ATGACCGCTACAACCGCTGCCCAATCTCCCGACAATCCAACCAAGCACGACTCAGGGCACGCCCTGCGGCCCAAGCGCAATCGATCTCGAGCAGGGTGCTTCACCTGCCGCCTGAGACGCAAAAAATGCGACGAGGTTCACCCCAAGTGCGGCACTTGCACCAAGCATGTGCTCAAGTGCATCTGGCCCCGCAAGGGCCAGGGCCGTCTGACCAAAGAGATGCGCGAGAAAATGAAGCGCGAGGTCGACCTCTACGACGAATCGTCCCTCCTTGTCCCCATCACAAGCCCACCGGTCTCAGAAGGGCCAGCGTCGCGGCGGGGTTCGCGGACACAGGCGCAACACTTCGTTAACTATGCAATTGACCACGCAAGTAAGGCCTTGGTGCTCCACAGCACAGACTTGCCGATGAACGACGCTTCCCAGATATTCAACAGCCAGTCAAGCGGtgaggacgaagaggaTCTCGAAGCCAGCGAGACTGAAAGCCACACCGAAGGGTCGGAAACAGCCCAGCCTGTCGCAGAGCCGACAGAGACTCCTTTAGAACAATCCCATGCACTGATACCTACACGGCGGGATCGCGAGGAATGGGCCTCCTTCCTCGATTCTCCTGGCAACCTTCCCGGAACCCCGCAGACGGGGTTTTTTTGGGAAAAGCTGTTTGACATGAACTTTACTGAGCCCATTGTGTCACCGAATTTCTCCATAATCTCTCCTGTGTGCGCATCGCCGCTGCCAGACGGCGACCTGGTGGCCGCAGCTTCAATCATGAGCGCTGTCCACACCGAAGATGACCTAAACGCGTACGGCCTGGATGAGGAACAGACAGAGAAATTCTACGGAAAACTGATGGAGAAGTTTGTGGACTGGACCTCCACCAACAACCAAACCAAGCGAACCTCTGTCGCAAAACTCATGTCACAATACCAGTTTACACAACAGGATCTCTTGTTATACTACACATGCGTCTATTACTTCCTGCCTGCAGTGGGCCCGCAGCAGACACTTCCTCAACTAACAACCACCGAGACATTTGTTCCGCTGCTCACGCAACATCCTATAGTCAAAGATGTGTTCCTATGTTGCGGTGCAACGTTTCTCGCTTGGTGCCAGCCCCAGAAATACTCTCAGCTTGCAGAGCGCTTATACCAGTCCAGCAAGTCAAGGCtgcaaaaagagcttgccTCCAACCGAATACGCGGCGACGAAACGTGGGCGTTTGCTTGTTTCCAACTCCTGTGTTTAACCAACAAGCTCCACAACGGAGAGGGCATATCAATGGTCGATAGGTGCGTAGACAACCTTGCCCACTccttcaacatcatcaaacGCAAATACCAGACTATCAAGGAGCGCGGCTCGACACCTACTGACCGCATGCTCATCGAAAGCTTTATGTACAACTACACCGTGTCGCTGCTGGTCGCGCGAGACCTGTCGAAACTGCCAAACCCTTTCAGTGACATGTTTGCAAACCTGACCACACTTCTTAAGTCACCTATATTCAACGACTGCGACGTTGAGTGGATGAACAATCCCGTGCTGGGACCCTCAGTCGACGCTTTCGGAATGCTGGCAAAAGTATCATTCTTAAGCCGGATGCCACTTCCCCTCACATCACCGCACTGGACGGACGAGGCCCAGAAGCTACTGCAAGACTGCCTATACTACACCCCTCCGCAGCTGCCAGAGGAAGTGCGAAACGACGAGCGAAAGTACGAGGTGTACCGCCCTGGCCTACTCAGCGGCTCGATCATCAGCAAGGCGTGCTACTTGCTTTTGAGTAAAATCATTCGGTATGACGACTTCGACGTGCGCAACTTAGAGATTCAAGGCGTAGTAAAGTACTCGATTCAAAGCCTACGTGACATCGAGAAGGGCAATCCACTACTGTGTATCCTTTTATGGTCACTACTCATCATCGGCGCGTTCTCAGTGGACCCGGAAGACCGCCTGGTAATAAAGGAGTATCTCAAAAGTACTTCAGAAACCATTCACTCATACGGAGCGCTCAAGATCGACAACCTGCTAGAGCTCATTTGGGACCGCGACGATATTAACCTACTGTTTGTTCGTGAAAATATCAGTCAGGTGATTATCTAG
- the IAT4 gene encoding Iat4p (similar to uniprot|Q04170 Saccharomyces cerevisiae YDR391C Hypothetical ORF), whose product MMKQSPLSPPASPLVDLESKPVVKVNNGHCRTVVPVNKVTNIERATLTLAKAFHDSKANDYLMKKFANIPSSEEVPKARINEILHQFNLLYAAKGGEIVEANDFDAVAVWTGPGHHFDQDLTNDPVFNHIFFEVLHDKRDEILKELDCYYLFIVGKDLTNPKVRGSVRAIFDTYKRKADEEGVALVLEAINEHARSVYEYFGFKNYHTFHFGAGEVDANGKANPNGEGFVGYLMIYYKDELPGAIDN is encoded by the coding sequence ATGATGAAACAAAGTCCTCTTTCGCCCCCTGCCTCCCCATTGGTAGATTTGGAGTCGAAGCCAGTGGTGAAGGTGAATAACGGACACTGCAGAACAGTGGTTCCTGTAAATAAAGTCACCAACATCGAGAGGGCCACGCTCACGCTAGCCAAGGCGTTCCATGACTCAAAGGCGAACGActacttgatgaagaagttcgcGAACATTCCTTCCAGTGAGGAGGTCCCCAAGGCACGGATCAACGAGATCTTGCATCAGTTTAACCTGCTATACGCAGCCAAGGGCGGGGAGATTGTTGAGGCCAACGATTTCGACGCCGTGGCTGTCTGGACTGGCCCTGGTCACCATTTCGACCAGGACCTTACTAACGATCCAGTGTTCAACCAcatcttctttgaagttttgcaTGACAAGAGAGACGAAATCTTGAAGGAGTTGGACTGCTACTACCTGTTCATCGTCGGCAAGGACTTGACGAATCCCAAAGTTAGAGGCTCTGTCAGGGCCATCTTCGACACCTACAAGCGTAAGGCGGACGAAGAAGGCGTTGCCCTTGTCCTCGAGGCCATTAACGAGCATGCCAGGTCCGTTTACGAGTACTTCggcttcaagaactacCACACTTTTCATTTCGGCGCTGGTGAAGTCGATGCTAACGGCAAGGCGAACCCCAATGGAGAGGGTTTCGTCGGCTATCTAATGATTTACTACAAGGACGAATTGCCTGGCGCAATTGACAACTGA
- the SAS10 gene encoding rRNA-processing protein SAS10 (similar to uniprot|Q05842 Saccharomyces cerevisiae YDL153C SAS10 Component of the small (ribosomal) subunit (SSU) processosome required for pre- 18S rRNa processing essential nucleolar protein that when overproduced disrupts silencing) gives MARRKNARQAPKGGQEDFYGLNEVDDFAKKREKVMLDKAGLTEYPESGDSDGLMSDENEEGVMNVDDESSEGDQDEEPEEDDEPLDGEKAYRQVFGRKLDLGDARDAEDGGETMLDNESAWGSTKNEYYGADDLDDEEAAKEIEREALRQQKKHLEDLDMNDYLDEEVEEDWAKSAKDFSLGQFQEATNQPQTQVRARDILKMSADGKEKLLKVWCPEFFPLSKELAHLAPQLDELKAQQNSSETTSIKITALSSYLGAISSYFTILLHEIQTNDDFKSMKEHPIMESILLCKEVWRQAQELPEEVPVEEEQDSEGIASDVENMEDDLLEDENAQESDKESAGAVGSDHEPEYHSDDLDIDISRPRVNQSASNKVPSAEIDDYVESEVADVDAQEKKARKKTLRFYTSKIDQQATKKGDKFKGDDDIPYKERLYERQQRLLEEARKRGQSGPDGTELNAQDYDSEDEKVAKNVNTGSSTDYYNEIQQSGLNKKQARKQAHKDAVLASREGKLAELAGEVGENGKRAISYQIMKNKGLTPRRKKENQNSRVKKRKKYDQAKKKLKSVRSVYSGGLSGVYEGEKTGIKKNLTKSVKFKN, from the coding sequence AtggccagaagaaaaaacgCGAGACAAGCCCCGAAAGGAGGCCAAGAGGATTTTTATGGGCTGAATGAAGTAGACGATTTTGCTAAAAAGCGTGAGAAAGTGATGCTAGACAAAGCTGGCCTGACCGAATACCCAGAGAGCGGAGACTCAGATGGCCTCATGTCCgatgaaaatgaagaggGCGTCATGAACGTGGATGACGAAAGCTCGGAAGGTGACCAAGACGAGGAGcccgaagaagacgatgagCCACTTGACGGCGAGAAGGCTTACAGACAAGTGTTTGGCCGCAAACTTGATTTAGGTGATGCTAGAGACGCGGAAGATGGAGGCGAGACTATGCTAGACAATGAAAGTGCGTGGGGTAGCACAAAAAATGAATACTATGGGGCCGATGATCtggatgacgaagaagccGCAAAAGAAATCGAGAGGGAAGCCCTGCGccagcaaaaaaagcacCTAGAGGATCTAGACATGAATGACTACCTtgacgaagaagttgaggaGGACTGGGCCAAGAGCGCAAAGGACTTCAGCTTAGGTCAGTTTCAAGAGGCCACAAATCAACCACAGACACAAGTGCGCGCTCGCGACATACTCAAGATGAGTGCCGATGGTAAAGAGAAACTGCTTAAAGTATGGTGTCCCGAGTTTTTCCCACTATCGAAGGAATTAGCTCACTTAGCTCCTCAACTCGACGAACTCAAGGCACAGCAAAACAGCTCTGAAACTACTTCTATCAAGATAACAGCCCTCTCCTCCTACTTGGGTGCTATCTCTTCATATTTCACCATTTTACTGCATGAAATACAAACCAATgatgacttcaaaagcatgaAAGAGCATCCTATTATGGAAAGTATTCTTCTTTGTAAAGAGGTATGGAGACAGGCCCAAGAacttcctgaagaagtGCCGgtggaagaagaacaagactCCGAAGGAATTGCATCAGATGTTGAGAACATGGAAGACGACCTGCTTGAAGACGAGAATGCTCAAGAATCAGACAAAGAGTCCGCTGGCGCTGTTGGCAGTGACCATGAGCCAGAGTATCACAGTGACGATCTCGATATAGATATCAGTAGACCGCGTGTCAATCAAAGTGCTTCGAACAAAGTGCCAAGTGCAGAGATCGACGATTACGTGGAGTCTGAGGTTGCAGACGTTGACGCACAGGAAAAAAAGGCCCGCAAAAAGACCCTGCGATTCTACACCTCTAAAATCGATCAGCAAGCTACCAAAAAAGGTGACAAATTCAAAGGTGACGACGATATTCCCTACAAAGAAAGGCTATATGAAAGACAGCaaaggcttcttgaagaggcTCGTAAGCGTGGTCAAAGTGGTCCAGATGGTACCGAGTTGAATGCTCAAGATTATGACTCCGAAGATGAGAAGGTTGCAAAGAACGTCAATACTGGTTCATCAACTGATTATTACAACGAGATTCAGCAATCAGGactcaacaagaagcaagCTCGTAAACAGGCCCACAAAGATGCAGTGCTCGCCAGTAGAGAGGGCAAGCTTGCAGAATTGGCGGGTGAAGTTGGTGAAAATGGAAAGCGTGCGATCAGCTATCAGAtcatgaagaacaaggGTTTGACACCaaggaggaagaaggagaacCAGAACTCACGtgtcaagaagagaaagaagtaCGAtcaagcaaagaaaaagctcaagtcGGTTCGCTCTGTTTACTCGGGTGGTCTGTCTGGCGTTTATGAGGGTGAAAAGACTGGTATTAAGAAGAACTTAACCAAGTCTGTAAAGTTCAAGAATTAG
- the CMR1 gene encoding Cmr1p (similar to uniprot|Q12510 Saccharomyces cerevisiae YDL156W Hypothetical ORF), which produces MGELSEFQKRRLENIKRNNDLLKKLNLSGVSNQIKNEAGAKDERKPKKKAAKQRVVKKEPKPEKVPTRRSRRLMGESADGKEVPHVSDYELLKGSRSNDPELLDNLKSTALVGDVKLSDLLKSEDENELLARFQNYNSKGFSSGDFFKELQKHQKVSEDIQELQQEFNLELYEIFQPNEIKIVQDRISALFFHPSVDQKLVVGGDTTGHVGLWNVIDEEPNDDLAEPDITTVQLFSKNVAKIDVYPTDPGKLLTASYDGMIRSIQLDSLKSEELLSLKNEYDESLGVSDFQFSYENPNEIFLTTLSGEFTTFDTRTKPTSINLRRLADKKIGSFSINPKRPYEIATGSLDRTLKIWDLRKTVKNPEWSAFDDYSSHEVVSTYDSRLSVSAVSYSPLDGSLVCNGYDDTLRIFDVKDVPPQDLQPKLTLKHNCQTGRWTSILKARFKANMDVFAIANMSRAIDIYHSSGQQLAHLKTATVPAVVSWHPLKNWIVGGNSSGKVFLFQSPNKDS; this is translated from the coding sequence ATGGGGGAATTGAGTGAGTTTCAGAAGCGGAGGCTAGAGAatatcaagagaaacaaTGATCTACTTAAAAAGCTAAACCTAAGTGGCGTTTCCAATCAAATCAAGAACGAAGCGGGTGCCAAAGATGAACGCAagccgaagaagaaggcaGCTAAGCAAAGGGTGGTCAAAAAGGAGCCCAAGCCTGAGAAAGTACCGACACGAAGATCTAGAAGATTAATGGGAGAGTCGGCTGATGGCAAGGAAGTCCCTCACGTTAGTGACTATGAGCTCCTCAAGGGCAGCAGATCTAATGACCCAGAGTTGTTAGACAACCTCAAAAGTACGGCTTTAGTAGGAGACGTGAAGCTCAGCGATCTCTTGAAATCCGAAGATGAAAACGAGCTTCTGGCTCGATTCCAAAACTATAACAGCAAGGGTTTCTCGTCTGGcgatttcttcaaagagctaCAGAAGCACCAGAAGGTCTCCGAAGATATCCAGGAGCTACAGCAGGAGTTCAATCTTGAACTTTAcgaaatttttcagccgaatgaaatcaaaattgtCCAGGATCGCATCAGCGCACTGTTTTTTCATCCTTCCGTCGACCAGAAGTTGGTAGTTGGCGGCGACACAACAGGTCATGTTGGTCTCTGGAATGTCATAGACGAGGAACCCAACGATGATCTCGCAGAACCTGACATTACAACTGTCCAACTCTTCTCTAAGAATGTCGCGAAAATTGACGTTTATCCAACAGACCCTGGAAAACTCTTGACGGCCTCCTACGACGGTATGATCCGCTCAATTCAACTTGATAGCTTGAAGAGTGAAGAGCTGCTTTCACTGAAAAATGAGTACGACGAATCTTTAGGGGTAAGCGACTTTCAGTTTAGCTACGAAAATCCTAACGAGATTTTCCTGACTACCCTGAGTGGAGAGTTTACCACATTTGACACAAGAACTAAACCAACTTCCATCAACCTGCGGAGGCTTGCTGACAAAAAAATAGGTTCATTCAGCATAAATCCTAAGAGGCCCTACGAAATTGCGACAGGATCTCTTGATCGTACTCTCAAAATATGGGATCTTCGCAAAACCGTTAAGAACCCGGAATGGTCAGCCTTCGATGACTACTCAAGTCACGAGGTTGTTTCCACATACGATTCTAGATTGAGTGTTTCTGCAGTCTCCTACTCGCCTCTGGATGGCTCTCTAGTTTGTAATGGTTACGACGACACACTCCGAATATTCGATGTGAAGGATGTTCCTCCACAAGATCTGCAGCCCAAACTTACGCTCAAGCACAATTGCCAAACGGGGAGATGGACAAGTATTCTTAAGGCACGTTTTAAAGCCAACATGGATGTTTTCGCGATCGCGAACATGAGCAGGGCAATTGACATATACCACAGTTCAGGCCAACAGTTGGCACATTTGAAAACGGCCACAGTTCCTGCCGTAGTGAGCTGGCATCCTCTCAAGAACTGGATAGTTGGAGGGAACTCAAGCGGGAAAGTTTTTCTGTTTCAGAGCCCTAATAAAGACTCTTGA
- the DMO2 gene encoding Dmo2p (similar to uniprot|Q12082 Saccharomyces cerevisiae YDL157C Hypothetical ORF): protein MQSNILSVFNPPPQRELSSEETKDCIPCQVMSTMFSLGFGTYLLSGKPFEYSEKEKKRGITAEKFQQMNPKWWRTSLRTMGGSLIIFGLIRGSEGWLWNKKKPGTNEH from the coding sequence ATGCAGAGCAACATACTATCTGTATTCAACCCGCCTCCCCAAAGGGAGCTCTCTAGCGAGGAGACAAAGGATTGTATCCCATGTCAAGTTATGAGCACCATGTTCAGTTTGGGGTTCGGAACCTACCTATTGAGTGGCAAACCTTTTGAGTACTccgaaaaagagaagaagcgagGAATCACAGCTGAGAAATTTCAGCAGATGAATCCCAAGTGGTGGAGAACAAGTCTCCGAACCATGGGAGGCTCTTTGATCATTTTTGGACTAATAAGGGGCTCTGAGGGATGGCTTtggaacaagaagaagccaggCACAAACGAGCATTGA